One Mus caroli unplaced genomic scaffold, CAROLI_EIJ_v1.1 scaffold_17728_1, whole genome shotgun sequence DNA segment encodes these proteins:
- the LOC110287816 gene encoding olfactory receptor 486-like yields MISYGFPGQWNHTVVTEFTLLGLTDDPVLRVVLFTIILCIYLVTVSGNLSTILLIRVSSQLHHPMYFFLSHLASVDMGLSSSVTPNMLVNFLTERHTISFLGCGIQLSSAAFFGAVEFFLLAAMAYDRFVAICNPLLYSTKMSTRVCTQLVVGSYVGGFLNASFVTHFFFSFFFCGPNRVNHFFCDFPPMMELSCSDVSVSRNVISFTAGSISMTTLFVIVISYFYILITILKMHSTEGCQKAFSTCTSHLTAVTLSYGTATFIYVMPKSTYSGDQNKVVSVFYTVAIPMLNPLIYCLRNDEIMDALKRQFYRKTLL; encoded by the coding sequence ATGATATCCTATGGATTTCCTGGACAATGGAACCACACTGTAGTGACAGAGTTCACTTTATTGGGATTAACAGATGACCCAGTCCTCAGAGTTGTCCTCTTCACCATCATCCTGTGCATCTACCTGGTGACTGTGTCTGGGAACCTCAGCACCATCCTTCTCATCAGAGtctcttcccagctccatcaccccatgtacttttttctcagccacttggctTCTGTTGACATGGGCCTTTCATCTTCTGTCACACCCAATATGCTTGTCAACTTCCTGACTGAGAGACATACCATCTCCTTCCTTGGATGTGGcatccagctcagctcagctgctTTCTTTGGGGCAGTTGAATTCTTCCTTCTGGCTGCCATGGCTTATGATCGCTTCGTAGCAATCTGCAACCCACTGCTTTATTCCACCAAAATGTCCACACGAGTCTGTACCCAGTTGGTTGTAGGATCTTATGTAGGGGGTTTCCTTAATGCTTCATTTGtaacccatttctttttttcttttttcttctgtggaCCAAATAGAGtcaatcactttttctgtgattttCCTCCTATGATGGAACTCTCCTGTTCTGATGTGAGTGTCTCTAGAAATGTTATCTCATTTACTGCTGGTTCGATCTCTATGACCACATTGTTTGTTATAGTCATATCTTATTTCTATATCCTCATTACCATCCTAAAGATGCACTCCACTGAGGGTTGCCAAaaagccttctccacctgcacctcccacctcactgcagtCACTCTTTCTTATGGAACTGCCACATTCATTTATGTGATGCCAAAATCCACCTACTCCGGGGACCAGAACAAGGTGGTGTCTGTGTTCTACACGGTAGCAATCCCCATGTTGAATCCCCTCATCTACTGCCTCAGGAATGATGAGATTATGGATGCCCTGAAAAGACAATTTTATAGGAAAACATTGTTATAG